The following coding sequences are from one Wenzhouxiangella sp. AB-CW3 window:
- a CDS encoding pseudouridine synthase, with translation MTVSLESSPRFRIVYQDQWLCAIDKPCDLMVHQSKLGTDRQFAVQLLRDQIGQKVWPVHRLDRATSGVLLFALDRETASAVGRQFMAQSVDKRYLAVVRGWVDAAGEIDHPLKKHKTAAEGQPSQTGYRRLAKAELPFPMGEHDTVRYSLVEAVPKSGRRHQIRRHFKHISHHLIGDTTYGDGRHNRLFRQHLGCHRLLLHAASLELRHPYECRDIRLAASLNDKFTEVVDRVFGQIDASRAP, from the coding sequence ATGACTGTCAGCCTGGAATCCTCCCCTCGATTTCGCATCGTCTATCAGGATCAGTGGCTGTGCGCCATCGACAAGCCCTGCGACCTGATGGTGCATCAGAGCAAGCTGGGCACCGATCGGCAGTTCGCGGTGCAGTTGCTGCGTGACCAGATTGGACAGAAGGTGTGGCCGGTGCACCGCCTCGACCGGGCCACCTCGGGCGTGCTGCTGTTTGCGCTCGACCGGGAAACAGCAAGCGCCGTGGGCCGGCAGTTCATGGCCCAGAGCGTGGACAAGCGCTACCTGGCCGTGGTTCGCGGCTGGGTGGATGCGGCGGGCGAAATCGACCACCCGCTGAAGAAACACAAGACAGCGGCAGAAGGGCAGCCGTCACAAACCGGCTACCGCCGGCTGGCCAAGGCCGAGTTGCCATTTCCCATGGGTGAGCATGATACCGTGCGCTATTCGCTGGTCGAGGCGGTTCCGAAAAGCGGACGGCGTCACCAGATCCGGCGCCACTTCAAGCACATTTCGCATCACCTGATTGGCGATACCACCTACGGCGATGGTCGCCACAATCGCCTGTTCCGGCAGCACCTGGGTTGCCACCGCCTGCTGCTGCATGCCGCCAGCCTTGAACTGCGGCACCCGTACGAATGCAGGGACATCCGGCTTGCAGCTTCTCTGAATGACAAGTTCACGGAGGTTGTCGACCGGGTGTTCGGCCAGATAGACGCAAGCCGGGCTCCCTAG
- the hepT gene encoding type VII toxin-antitoxin system HepT family RNase toxin: MNDVLVNKKISIERCVRQIREYYRLDSDLPFERDHLRQDAIAMNLQRAAELCIDIANHLVRKRKLGLPQDSRDSFSLLNEAGIIGDELANRLKGMVGFRNILVHEYRKLDLDIMVDVIENRLDGLLEFARLALEAD, from the coding sequence ATGAATGATGTTCTGGTCAACAAGAAGATCAGCATCGAACGCTGTGTCCGACAGATTCGAGAGTACTATCGCCTGGATTCCGATTTGCCCTTTGAACGGGATCATCTGCGCCAGGATGCCATCGCGATGAATCTCCAGCGTGCCGCTGAGCTCTGCATCGATATTGCAAATCACTTGGTGCGCAAGAGAAAACTGGGATTGCCCCAGGACAGCCGAGACAGCTTTTCCCTCCTCAATGAGGCCGGAATCATTGGCGATGAGCTGGCCAACAGGCTGAAGGGCATGGTCGGTTTTCGCAACATTCTCGTGCATGAGTACCGAAAACTGGACCTGGACATCATGGTGGATGTCATCGAAAACCGGCTTGACGGCTTGCTGGAGTTTGCCCGCCTGGCCCTTGAAGCAGACTAG
- the mntA gene encoding type VII toxin-antitoxin system MntA family adenylyltransferase antitoxin: MQIVRHIVDRLPQTQAIYLFGSAATDEMLPGSDVDIAVLLPPTVARDASKLTGSQLHLDLESGLARDVDLINLREATTVFQKEIIINGKRIHCPDVNAADEFEMHVLSLYQKLNAERAEILAEGRSSGRFLQT, translated from the coding sequence ATGCAAATCGTTCGGCACATTGTGGATCGACTGCCGCAAACACAGGCAATCTACCTGTTCGGCTCCGCGGCAACAGATGAAATGCTGCCGGGCAGTGATGTTGATATTGCCGTACTGTTGCCTCCGACTGTGGCGCGAGATGCCAGCAAGCTGACCGGCAGCCAATTGCATCTCGACCTCGAATCAGGACTCGCACGCGACGTCGATCTGATCAACCTCAGAGAGGCGACGACCGTCTTTCAGAAGGAAATCATCATCAACGGAAAGCGTATTCACTGCCCCGATGTCAACGCCGCCGACGAGTTCGAAATGCACGTGCTGTCGCTGTACCAGAAGCTCAACGCCGAACGCGCCGAAATCCTGGCCGAGGGCCGATCCTCCGGTCGCTTTCTGCAGACATGA
- a CDS encoding M14-type cytosolic carboxypeptidase: MRILSNFDGGNIEVSSADTPDDIRLKIRPDAGGEHMQWFFFQLCDARDTDCTMVIENAGKVSYPDGFENYQAVVSTDLENWFRTDTEFDGKQLVIRHRPESDVVYVAYFAPYSLREHQQLISSALEHSRVLSETLCTTPDGHAHTLLTIGEAAEGRKKLWVIARQHPGETMAEWWVEGFVERLLDPEDPVARELLEQAVVYLVPNMCIDGAVRGHLRTNAHGRNLNREWAEPCADQSPEVYYTRQKMHETGVDFALDVHGDEALPYNFIAGPEGTPSWNEHKQRQLDNFKQLLAAITPDFQTDHGYEVDAPGSADMKKNSDYMAETFDCLAVTLEMPFKDTADRPVPEIGWSPGRCRHLGRACLDAMYRILPEL, translated from the coding sequence ATGCGCATTCTTTCCAATTTTGACGGTGGCAACATCGAAGTGTCGTCCGCCGACACACCCGACGATATTCGCCTGAAGATCCGGCCCGACGCCGGTGGCGAGCACATGCAGTGGTTTTTCTTCCAGCTCTGCGACGCGCGCGATACCGACTGCACCATGGTTATCGAGAATGCCGGAAAAGTGTCTTACCCGGATGGATTCGAGAACTACCAGGCCGTGGTCAGCACCGATCTGGAGAACTGGTTCCGTACCGATACCGAGTTTGACGGCAAGCAGCTGGTCATCCGGCACCGCCCGGAATCCGACGTCGTCTACGTGGCCTATTTCGCACCCTACAGCCTGCGCGAGCACCAGCAGCTGATCTCCTCGGCGCTGGAGCATTCCCGGGTGCTCTCCGAGACACTCTGCACGACACCCGACGGCCATGCCCATACCCTGCTGACCATCGGCGAAGCGGCCGAAGGTCGCAAGAAGCTGTGGGTCATCGCCCGTCAGCATCCCGGCGAGACCATGGCCGAATGGTGGGTGGAAGGGTTTGTCGAGCGCCTGCTGGACCCGGAAGATCCGGTGGCGCGCGAGTTGCTCGAACAGGCGGTGGTCTACCTGGTACCCAACATGTGCATCGATGGCGCCGTGCGCGGCCACCTGCGCACCAATGCGCATGGCCGCAACCTCAACCGTGAATGGGCCGAACCCTGTGCGGACCAGTCGCCCGAGGTGTACTACACGCGCCAGAAGATGCACGAGACCGGTGTGGATTTCGCGCTGGACGTGCACGGCGACGAGGCGCTGCCGTACAACTTCATTGCCGGACCCGAGGGCACACCTTCGTGGAACGAGCACAAGCAGCGTCAGCTGGACAACTTCAAGCAGTTGCTGGCCGCGATCACGCCGGATTTCCAGACCGACCACGGCTACGAGGTGGATGCACCGGGCAGTGCCGACATGAAGAAGAACTCCGACTACATGGCCGAGACCTTCGACTGCCTAGCCGTGACCCTGGAAATGCCATTCAAGGACACCGCCGACCGGCCCGTGCCAGAGATCGGCTGGTCACCGGGCCGCTGTCGTCACCTGGGCCGGGCCTGCCTGGATGCCATGTACCGCATTCTGCCAGAGCTCTGA